CGACGCTGTTCGGCCAGCCGATACCGATCACCGGCATGGCCGGCGACCAGCAGGCCGCGACCGTCGGCCAGGCGTGCTTTTCGCCCGGCGACATCAAGTCGACCTACGGCACCGGCTGCTTCGTCGTGCAGAACACCGGCAGCGAGCTGATCGCATCGCGGCACAAGCTCTTGTCGACCGTTTGCTACCGGCTCGACGGCCAGACCACCTACGCGATCGAGGGCAGCATCTTCGTCGCCGGCGCGGCGGTGCAGTGGCTGCGCGACGCGATCAAATTAATCAACAACGCCGGCGACACCGAGGCGCTGGCGCGCGAGGTGCCGGACACCGGCGGCGTGTATCTGGTGCCGGCGTTCACCGGACTGGGTGCGCCGTACTGGGACCCGCTCGCGCGCGGCGCCATCCTTGGGCTGACGCGCGACTCGGGCATACGCGAGATCGTGCGCGCCGCGCTCGAATCGGTGTGCTACCAGACGCGCGACCTCCTCGACGCGATGCAGGCGGACGGCGCGCCGAAGCCCGCCGCGCTGCGCGTCGACGGCGGCATGGTCGGCAACGACTGGCTGATGCAGTTCCTCGCCGACGTGCTCGCGGTGAGTATCGAACGGCCCGAGGTCACCGAGACGACGGCGCTCGGCGCGGCCTATCTGGCTGGCCTCGGTGCGGGCGTCTACGGCGGGCTAGACGAGCTCGCCGAGAACTGGCGGCTGAACCGGCGCTTCAAGCCGCAGATGGACGAAGCAAGGCGGGACGCGCTCTACGCCGGCTGGCACGCCGCCGTGAAACGGACGCTGAGCCACGGATAGCCCCGCACCGTCGCGGGGCTATCGGCGCATCGCCGGTTCGGGACCGGACACGGCTTCAGCGAGCCGCCGGCAACAGCCTCAGCGCTTCGTCCAGGCTGACGTGCCCCATGAATCCACCGCTACCCACCGGCTGCACCTGCTTTTCGATCGCGTGCGCGAACTTCACGGCGGGATCGGCTTCCAGCCTGTCGTAGAGCCGCTGCAGCTTCGGATAATCGCGGCGATCGAGAACGGCATGGTATTTCGTCCAGCGCGCGATGCCGATGAAATAGGCGTCGGCCAGCGTCTTGTGCTCGCCGAGCAGCCAAGGGCTCTCGCCCAGCATGGCCTCCAGCTCGGCGTGCACGTTCACGACCTCCGCAGCGCCGTATCGGGTGAGCGCCGTCTTGTCCGCGCCGTCGGCGCCATGCTCGAGCGCGTACCAGAGCGGGGCGAACGCGCCGAAGAAGCTGGTGTTGAGGTAGGCCAGCATCTGGTTCAGCCGGTCGAAGTCGCGGCTGCCCTGCGCGAAGCCCAGTTTCTTGTCGATGCCGCGGGCGCCGATGTGGTTGAGGATCGCCAGGCTTTCGCTGATGAGCTGGCCGTTTTCGTCCATCAGCGTCGGGGTTTCGCCGACCGGGTTGATGCGCCGGTAGGCATCGCCGGTCACGACTTCGGGCATCTCGATGCGGCTGAGCCGGTAGGGCGCGCCGAGCCATTCGAGCGCGACGATGGAACCGAACGAGCAGCCGGACGGCACGCCGTAGAAGAGGATGGGATGCATGGTGTTCTCCTGGTGGGACCCGTTCAATCGGGCACAGGCGAACTATAGGTTTGTGGACTTTAGCCGAGTAGTCGGCAAAAATTGGACTCATCATCCACAAATGTAGACTTTGCTGCGCGATGCTGAACCTGAACGATCTCCGCTTCTTTGTGGCCGCCGTTTCGCACGGCGGCTTTGCCGCCGCCTCGCGCGGCCTGGGCGTGCCCAAGTCGACCGTCAGCAAGCGCGTGGCGGAACTGGAAGAGAGCCTAGCGGCGCGGCTGATCTATCGCAGCTCGCGCAGCTTCACGCTGACCGATGTCGGGCGCGATTTCTACGAACACGCCCGCGCCGCGCTGATCGAGGCGGAGGCCGCCGAAGACGCCGTGCACAGGCGCGTCGCGGAGCCGAGCGGCACGGTGCGGATGACCGCCTCTGTGCCGACGGCGCAGTGGTACCTGGCCGAGCACCTGCCCGCGCTCGCGCGCGCCTACCCGCGGCTGCACATCCAACTGGAAGTGTCCGACCGGATGGTCGACGTGGTGCAGGAGGGTTTCGATATCGCGGTCCGCAGCCATTTTGCGCCGCTGCCGAACTCGGGGCTGGTGCAGCGCCAGCTCGCGGTGGAACCGATCATCCTGGTGGCCGCGCCGGATTATCTGAGCCGGCACGAGGAAGTCCGATCCCCAACGCAACTGGCGACGCACAACGGTCTGATGACCGGCACGGCGGCCGGCACTTGGCAGCTGACCGGTCCGGCGGGCGCGACGTTTCGGGTTTCGCCCGTCGCCCGCATGACGGTCAACGAGTCGATGGTGCTGACCGGCGCGGCCATCGCCGGCCTCGGCATCGTCCCCTTGCCCGAGAAGATGTGCCGGCCGGCCTTACAGGCCGGGCAATTGATCCGCGTGCTCCCGGACTGGACCGCAGGGACGGTCACGACCACGATGTTGATGCCCGCGCGCCGCGGCCAGCTCCCCAGCGTGCGGGCGACCGTGGAATTCCTGGTGCAGTGCCTCGGTAATCCGTGAGGAACAAAAAAAGGGCCGGTCGTCGACCGGCCCATCAATCACACAACACGGAGAGGAGAAACTGCAATCGAACAGGGTGCTACGGGTAATGCGGGACTGACTTCGGTGGGGATCAGAAGCGCGCGGTCACGCCGACGTTGTACGCGTTCATGTCGGTCTTCAGCGCCTTGTCGCCGACGTTCATGATGCGGTCGTAGCCGGCGCGCACGCCGACGCGGTCGGTCAGCTTGTAGCCGACGCCGACGCCGACGCCGGGTGCCCAGTCGTTGGCGGTTCTGGACACGCCGTTCACCGTGCCCTTGGTATGGACGTAGTTGGCCGACGCCGAACCGTACACGTCGACCTTGTCGTTCAGCGGCAGGATGCCGAGCGCCGCGACCCGCGCGCCGTCGCGCTTGATCTCGCCGTTGTTCGCCTTGGTCTTGCCGTAGTTGGCGTAGCCGCCTTCGACCGCGAAGTTGTCGTTCACGCGGTAGCCGAGGCCGAGGCCGCCGGAGCCGTCGCGGTCCTTAGCATTTTTCAGGCCTTCCGGCTTCTGGTCGGTGTGGCCGAGGTTGCCGTAGCCGTACAGGCCGGTGTCGGCCGCCTGGGCGGCGCCGGCGGCGGCGATGAGCGTCGATGCGATCAAGAGGGTGCGAGTCAGTTTCATGGTCGTGTCCTTTGCTTAAGGTTGACTGCCAAGGCTGGCTGCCCGTGACGAGAGCGCCTTGTCGATGAATGCCAGTCTAGGGGGCGACGACCAGCGGATCTGTGGGCGCTGTGTGCGCGAAAGGTGGGACTTATATGACCTTGTGTGACGGTCTGTGACGAGGGCGGGGGAAGCCGTTAACGGGTGTTGCGGTTTAACGGGCGGTTAACAGACGAAGGGCTCGGCCAAGCCCGCAAAGGTTGGCCGAGCCCTGCTCGTTGGGGTCGATGCGGTTCAGGCGTCAGGTTCGGACCGCGTGGCGGCCTTACGCTTTTTCGCGACCGGCCGTGCCGCCAACCAGTCGAGCACGCCGCGCGCGGCGGCACGGCCGGTCGCAAAGCACGCGGTCAACAGGTAGCCGCCGGTCGGCGCCTCCCAGTCGAGCATCTCGCCGGCGCAGAACACGCCGGGCAGCGCCTCGACCATCAGCTTCGCGTCGAGCGCGCCGAAGGTGACGCCGCCGGCGCTGCTGATCGCCTCGTCGAGCGGCCGCGGCGCGGCGAGCGTCAAGGGCAGCGCCTTGATCGCGGCGGCGACGCGGGCCGTGTCGTGCATGCCGTCCTTGCCGAGCACTTCCCACAACAGCCCGACCTTCGCGCCCTTCAGGCCGAGCCGGCTCTGCAGGTGGCTGGACAGCGAGCGCGATCCGCGCGGGTGGGCGACCTCGGCGGCGACCCATTCGGCCGTGCGGTCGGGCGCGAGGTCGAGCGTCAGCGTCGCGCGGCCCTTTGCGGCGATTTCGTCGCGCAGGCTCGCCGACAGCGCGTAGACCAGGCTGCCCTCGACGCCGCCCGCCGTCACGACGAACTCGCCGCGACGCGACAGCGTGTTGCCGTCTGTGTCGGTGCAGCTCGCGATCACCGCCTTCAGCGGCTCGCCGGCGAACTTGGCAGAAAAGTGCTCGCTCCAGCCGATGTCGAAGCCGCAGTTGGCCGGGGCTAGCGGTGCGATGTCGACGCCGCGCTCGGCCAACGTTGTCACCCACGCGCCGTCCGAGCCGAGCTTGGCCCAGCTGCCGCCGCCCAGCGCCAAGAGCACCGCATCGGTCTTGGCGGTTTTCCTGCCGGCGGGGGTCGCGAAGCGCAAGGCGCCTCTGCTGTCCCAGCCTAGCCAGCGGTGGCGCACATGGATGCGTAAGCCCGATTCGCGCAGCCGCGCGAGCCACGCGCGGAGCAGCGGCGCCGCCTTCATCTCGGCCGGAAACACGCGGCCGGACGAGCCGACGAAGGTCTCGATGCCGAGGCCGTGCGCCCAGTCGCGCAAGTCGGGGCCGCAGAACTCGGCCAACATCGGCTGCAGTTGACCGCTTTTCGCGCCGTAGCGCGCGAGAAAAGGCGCGAACGGCTCGGAATGCGTGAGGTTCATGCCGCCGACGCCGGCGAGCAGGAACTTGCGCCCGACCGACGGCATCGCGTCGTACAGGTCGACCTGCAAGCCTGCTTCGATGAGCACCTCGGCCGCGGTCAGGCCGGCCGGCCCGCCGCCGACGATGGCGACGCGGGGTGTATGACGAGGTGCGGGCATGGGGACTCCTGGGGCGGGTGGGCAGCCGGCGATGTTAGCAAGAATGACGGCGTCGCGCGGCACCGATGCGGATCAGGACTTGAACGCCTGCCGGTATTGCTTAGGCGTGTAGCCGGTCAGCTGGCGGAACGCGCGGCGCAGGCTCGATTCGTCGGAAAAGCCGAGCGCGTCGCTGATCCGGCCGACCGAATCGCCCGTCAGCAGCAGCCTCTCGCTGACCTGGTTCATCTTCACCAGCCTCACCTGGCTCGCGACGCTCTCCCCGGTTCCCTCCTTCACGCGCCGCGACAGCGTGCGCGGAGACGTCGCCAACAGGCTCGCAACGCGCTCTACGGTCGCCTCGCGCGCCGGCAGCCGCTCGACCTCGAGCTGCAGCCGGCGCAACAAGGGCTGCTGCTGGAACAGAAGCTGCAGGCCCTGGAACACGGGCAGCGTGTGTGAAGGGCGCGGCAACACCATCCACTGCCGGATGTCCTGGAAGACCTGCGCGCCGCAATGCCGCTCGACGAAGGCGCGCACGATCGCCAGGTGGCCGTTGGCGCCGGTCGCCGTCGCCAGCGTCGGCGTGAAGAGCGCGTTGTGGTGGAACTGCCAGTCGACATCGCCGAAGCGCTCGCGCATCGCGTCGGCCAGCCACCAGGTCGTCGTCGCGGCCGCGCCGTCGAGCCTTCCGGCGCGCGCCAGCAGCGCGACGCCGGTGCAGTAACTGCCCAGCGCGACGTGCGCCGGCAGCCGCGCGAGCGTCGCCGCGAGCGCCGCGTTCGCGTCGAGCACGCGCCACACCTGCTTGATCGTATAGGCCCAGAAGTCGGGCACCAGCACCGCGTCGCAAGCGGCCTCGGCCAACGTCTGCTCGGGCGTCAGCGTGACGCCGTGCGCGCACACGACGGGCTCGCGGCTCTCGGCGACCCACACCGTCTTGAACAGCTCGCGGCCGCAGCGCAGGTTGGCCGCGTGCAGGATGTCTGCGACGGCGAACAGGCCGGACGGCATGCAACCGGGGACGAGCAAAAGACCGACGCGCAACGTTGGCATGATTTGTCCGGAAATTGTCGATTCCCGCCAGTGTAGGCGGCCGCGCGCGCGACGACAATCGTGTTGTCATATCACGGGACACCGCCATGAAGCTCACCCAATTACGCAACGCGACCGTCGTCGTCGAGGTCGGCGAATCCGTCATCCTCGTCGACCCGATGCTCGCGCGCGCCGGCCGCCTGCCGCCGCTCAGGTGGCTTGCGCGACACCGCCGCGCCAATCCGCTCGTCGAGCTGCCGGACAGCGCCGATGCCTTGCTCGACCGGGTCACGCACTGCCTGGTCACCCACTGCCGCAAGGGCCACTTCGACCACCTCGACCGCGCCGCCGTGCGCTGGCTGCGCGAACGCAACACCCCGGTGATCTGCATGCCCGACGACGCAGCTTATCTCGGTCGCCGCGGCCTCAACGTCAAGCCCTTGAACGTCGAGACGGTGAACCACGAAAAAATCGCCGACTTCCTCGACGGCACGATCCGGCCGGTGCCGTGCCGCCATGGCCACGGCTGGGTCGGCCGGCTAATGGCGCACGGCCACGGCTACTGCATCGAGCTGGCCGGCGAACCGCGCGTGTACCTGGCCGGCGACACGGTGCTGACCGACGAGGTCAGGCAGTTCCTGACGCGACACCAGCCCGACGTCAGCGTGATCCCGGCCGGCGGCGCGCGCTTCGACGTCGGCCGGCCCATCATCATGGGGGCCTGCGACGCGATCGAGGTCGCGCGGCTGACGCGCGGCGTGGTCGTCGCCAACCATCTGGAGGCGCTCGACCACTGCCCGGTCGGGCGCGACGAACTGCGGGTCGCCGCCCGCCTCTACGGCGTCGCCGAGCGGCTCCGCGTGCCGCAAGACGGCGAGACGCTGGTCTTCGCTTGGGGCTCGGCCGACCTTGCCGACGACGACGTTGCGCCGCGCACACAGCCCGCCGTCGCTTTCGCATAAACCTATTGCGCCGCAACAAAAGCCGCGTAGAGTGGGCCGACTGACTCGTCTTCCCCGGAGGTCCGCATGTCGTCGCAACCCGCCGCTTTTCCGTTCATCCCGACGCCGATCCAGCAGGCGCTCGACTACTGGACCGACGCCTGGCAGCGCGGCGTCCTGTTCATCGACGTGCTGCGCGAGCGCGGCAACGTCTATCTCGAGCACTCGCGCTCGGGCAAGCCGCCGGTGCTCGTGTTCGACTATGAGATCATCGTCGACGGCCGCACGCTCGAGCGCCCGGTCAACTACGCACTGGCGGCGATCCAGGCGCCGGCCGGCTGCCCGGCGACCGACGCGAAAAAGCGCCCGTTCGTCGTGATCGACCCGCGCGCCGGCCACGGCCCGGGCATCGGCGGCTTCAAGATGGACAGCGAGATCGGCATCGCGCTGCAACAAGGCCACCCGTGCTACTTCGTGATGTTCTTCCCGCAGCCGGTGCCGGGACAGACGATAGAATGCGTCGCGCGCGCCGAGGCGGCCTTCCTCGCGAAGGTCAACGCGCAGCACCCGGAAGCGGCCGGCAAGCCGTTCGTGATCGGCAACTGTCAGGGCGGCTGGGCGCTGGCGATGCTCGCCGCCGCCGCGCCCGAGTTGGTCGGCCCGCTGCTTCTGGCCGGCTCGCCGCTGTCGTACTGGGCCGGCGAGCGCGGCAAGAACCCGATGCGCTATTCGGGCGGCCTGATGGGCGGCACCTGGGGCGCGTCGTTCGCCGGCGACCTCGGCCACGGCAGCTTCGACGGCGCCTACCTCGTCAACAACTTCGAGCAGCTCGACCCTTCCAACACCTACTGGAACAAGCTCTACCACCTGTACGCCTCGGTCGACACCGAGCGCGAGCGCTTCCTCGAATTCGAGCGCTGGTGGGGCGGGCACTATCTGCTCAACAAGGCCGAGATGGAATGGATCACGCAGAAGCTGTTCGTCGGCAACCGGCTGACGGCCGGCGAGGTGACCACCGAGGACGGCTCGGTACGCATCGACCTCAGGAACATCCGCTCGCCTATCGTCGTGTTCGCGTCGTGGGGCGACAACATCACGCCGCCGCAACAGGCGCTGAACTGGATCCCCGACCTGTACGACAGCGCGGAGGACATCCGCGTCAACGAGCAGACCATCGTCTACTGCCTGCACGAGCAGGTCGGCCATCTGGGCATCTTCGTGTCGGCCGGCGTCGCCAATAAGGAACACAGCGAATTCGCCAGCGCGCTGGATCTCATTGACGTGCTGCCGCCGGGCCTCTACGAAGCGGTCATCGAGGACACGCACCCGGAAACGCCGGGCCTCGAGTACGTAGAAGGCCGCTACGTGATCCGCTTCGAGCCGCGCGACGTCGCCGACATCCTCGCGCTCGACGACGGCCGCGATGACGAATGCGCGTTCGAGGTGGTGCGCCGCGTCGCCGAGATCAACCAGAGCGTCTACGACGCCTTCGTGTCGCCGTGGGTACGCGCGTTTTCCAACGACTACAGCGCCGCGTTCTGGCGCCACCTGAACCCGGCGCGTTTCGAGCGCGCGTTCTTCTCCGACCTCAACCCGGCGGTCGCGGCAGTCAAGCCCTTGGCCGAGTCGGTGCGCTCCGCGCGCGCGCAGCTAGCCGACGACAACCCGCTCTTGGCCGCGCAGCAGCAGGTATCAGACGCCGTCGTGCGCACGCTCGACGCCTGGCGCGACGCGCGCGACGCGGCCCAGGAACGCACCTTCTTCTCGATCTACGATGCGCCATGGCTGGCTGCGCTCACGGGCCTCAAGCCCGCCGCCGAGCGCGCGCTGAGGGCACGCGAAAAGGACTGGGACCAGGAAGAGCGGCTGCGCCTGAAGCACGCGGCGCTCGACGCCTACTACGAAAAAGGCTCGCCGGTGGTCGGTTTCCTGCGGCTGTTGATCTACGTCGCGATCGGCACCGGCGTCGTCGACGAGCGCGTGTTCAACGGCATCCGCCGCGTGATGCGCGACGTCGGCCTCGAGGAAAAGATGACGCTGGCCAAGCTCAAGGACATCATCAAGCGCCAGACCTTCCTCGTGCGCCAGGACGAGGAGCGCGCGCTCAATGGCCTGCCCTCACTCTTGCCCGAAGCGCACTATCGTCGCCAGGCGCTCGATCTGGCGCGCGAGTTGCTGGCGCTGCCGGGCAAGATCAGCGACGAGAAGGAGGCGCGGCTCGCGCGCGTCGCCGACGTGCTGGGGCTGACGGCGGTAGAAGCGCCGGCCACCGAAACGCCGGCGCCGGTCGAGGCCGCACCGGCAGAACAGCCGGCCCCCGCCAAGCCCACGATCGAAGCCATTGAGACCGCCGCGCCTGCCGACCCCGTCAAGGTCGAAACGGTCGCGTCTGCCGAAATCCCCACCCCCGCCGCCAAACCGGCGCCGCGCAAGCGCCGCGTGACGCCGAAGAAGGCGTGACGCGCATAGCCCGAGACGGCGCACCGCGCCGTCTTTTTTTGCGCGCGGCTCGGCCAACCTTGGGCGAGGCCGCGCTACACTAACGCCCTTTCCGATCACAAGGCTGCACCCATGGCGCTGTCCGCCACCATCTACAAAGCCAACCTCAGCATCTCCGACATGGACCGCGGCTACTACGCCGAGCACGGTCTGACCATCGCGCAGCACCCGTCCGAAACGCTGGAACGCATGATGCTGCGCGTCGCCGCGTTCGCGCTGCACGCGAGCGAAACGCTCGCCTTCACCAAGGGCCTGTCGGCCGACGACGAGCCCGAGCTGTGGCAGAAGAGCTACAGCGACGAGATCGAGCTGTGGATAGACCTGGGCGAGCCCGACGAGAAGCGCGTGAAAAAGGCGTGCGGCCGCGCTAACGAGGTGTGGCTGTACTGCTACGGCGGACGCGCCGCCGAGATCTGGTGGCAGGGCCTCAAGGGCAAGACCGGGCGCTTTGCCAACCTGAACGTGATCAATATCGCGCCGGCGACCTTGGCCGGGCTGGTCGCGCTGGTCGAGCGCAGCATGCAGCTGACCGCCACCATCCAGGACGGCCAGATGTGGCTGTCGAGCGGCGAGCAGTCGGTGCTGGTCGAGGGCGAACGCTGGCAGTAGGACGGCCCGGATCGCGCGATGAAAAAAGCTCGGCCAACCCCTTAAGGTTAGCCGAGTTTTTTCGTGCCGAGCGGTGCGCGCTACAGCGCCCACCGGTAGCGCATCGTCACGAGGTTCGCGCCCGGGTTGGGCTGGGTCAGGCCGGCGTTCGAGAAGTGCCGGAAGTCGACGCTGACTTCGTGTGCGCCGAAGGCGTAGCCGGCGGACAGGCGCGACGCGAAATGCCAGCGGGAGTTGAGGTCGTGCCCCGACCCCCAGCATTTATCCGACACCCAGGAGGGGCCGACGCCGACCTCGACGAACGGCCCCCAGCCGGTGCGCGCCCCCTTGAACTGGTAGTGCAGCAAGGGCTCGGCGGTGACGCTCCACACCGAGTCGCGCGCGGTGTCGCTGTAGCCGGCTCCGAGTTCGAAGCGGCTCTCGAGCACGCCGGTGTCGTTGTCGGCCCAGCGCCAGGGCAGGATCCAGTCGACGCCGACGCGCACGTCGCCCGACCCGGAAGGACGCGTCACCTTGCCGAGCGACAGCACGAACCCGTCCACCGCCCACGCGGGCAGCGCCAGGCTCCACAGTAGCGGCAAGCACGATGCACGGCGCATGAGGTCCCCCTTCCTGTCTGCGGCCAGCGATAAAGCTTATGTCTTAAAATTAGCCATTACAGGATTCTAAACAAGCCATATAAGACATCCGTTACATGGGCTACGTAAAAAACATAGCCATCAGGGCGCTAAAACACAAAACACGTAATCATCGGGCCGGGAGTCCCCGCCGCTCGGCACAACGGCAAGAACCCGCCGGCGGAATACACCCGCCCGACCGCCGCCAGCGGCGGCGCGGCGAGCCAGACCGGCTTCTTCTTGAAGCGGCCGGCGATCGACGAGATCAGGATCGCGATCTGCAGGAAGATCACCACGACGCCGAACGGCCGCGCGTGAATCCTAAGCTTGGCCGGGCCGCAAACGCAAAAAGGGCGCCGCGACGGCGCCCTTTTCCTGTGCCGGCGTGAACCGGCAGCGCAACTCAACGCGCGACCGGCTCGGCGCTCACGCGCATTTCCAGGCGTTTACCCGGGTTGGCCGGCAGCGTCACCGTGTCGCGGTGGCCGCGGTAGTCGTAGGTCACCGAGTAGCCGGCCAGCTGCTTCTGGATCACCGGGCGGCATTCCTGCGCGACCGGCGTCGGCTTGGCGCCGACGGTCTGCGCGATCTGGCGGCCGGCCATCGCGCCGCCGATCGCGCCGACCACGGTCGCCACCGTCTTGCCCCTGCCGCCGCCGACCTGATGGCCGGCGAGGCCGCCGATCAGGCCGCCGAGCACCGCGCCGCCGTTCTCCGCGGTCATGACGTCCTGCAGGCCGCCGGTCGACGTCGGGTTCTGCGCCGTCGCGTTGCAGCCGGACTGGATCTGCTCGTACACCGGCTCGCTCTTCACCACCGTCGCGTAGTCGGTATAGCTGGCGGCGTTCGCGGCGCCGGCGGCGAGCATCAGGAGGGGGAATACGATGTTCTTGTTCATGGTGTGGAGTTCTCGGTTGATCGCAGCAAGCCCTGCTGACGCCGAGTATAGGAGCGCACCCGCTTCGCGCTCTGTGAAGAACTGTTAGCAAATTTGAAGCGCGCGGCCCGCCCGCTTTCGTCCCAGGGACATCGCCGTCGCCGAACCCCGCCGCCGGTTTTCCCACCTTCACCCCGCTCCCGTGCGTGAGGTCGACAGTGCCGATAGCGGCATCTAGACTCAACGAACCGATTCCCAAGCCGGGGATCGCGCGACAAGGATGGCGAATTCACAGGGGCGCTATCGATATGAATAAGAACAAAGCCGTTTATCGGTGCCACGATTTGCTCTCCGACGTCGATGGGCGGCGGGTCATTGTCGACGCCATCGACGACCCCGCCGACCAGATTGCCGACCTCAGGGACGGACTGCTCGGCCGGCCGGCCCGGATTTCCCCGAAGTTCTTCTACGACGCGCAGGGCTGCGCGCTCTACGGCGCCATCTGCGCGCTGGCCGAGTATTACCCGACCCGAACCGAAGCGCTGATCTACGAGCGCTGCCGCGACCCGATCGCCGAGCATCTGCCGCACGGCGGGCAATGGGTCGACCTGGGCTGCGGCGACGGGGCGAAATCGCGGCAGTGGCTTAAGCCTGCCGGTGTGCGGCGGTATATCGGTGTGGACATCGCCGCCGACTGGTTGCAGGCGACGCTGGAGGCGACCGAGAGGCAGTTCCCCGAGGTCGACTGTCTGGG
This DNA window, taken from Crenobacter cavernae, encodes the following:
- a CDS encoding DUF4337 family protein, translating into MSCAAGSRRHRKRAPSRRPFCVCGPAKLRIHARPFGVVVIFLQIAILISSIAGRFKKKPVWLAAPPLAAVGRVYSAGGFLPLCRAAGTPGPMITCFVF
- a CDS encoding glycine zipper 2TM domain-containing protein, with amino-acid sequence MNKNIVFPLLMLAAGAANAASYTDYATVVKSEPVYEQIQSGCNATAQNPTSTGGLQDVMTAENGGAVLGGLIGGLAGHQVGGGRGKTVATVVGAIGGAMAGRQIAQTVGAKPTPVAQECRPVIQKQLAGYSVTYDYRGHRDTVTLPANPGKRLEMRVSAEPVAR